The following is a genomic window from Micromonospora cathayae.
GCCCGGTTGCCGCAGGTCCTCGGCAGCCGACCCGACCTGGCCACCGTGCTGACCGAGCTGACCACCAACGCCGACAAGTACTCCGCGCCGGGCTCCCCCATCGAGATCAGCGCCGACGCCGACGAGCACACCGTGTCGTTCCGGGTCAGCGACCGGGGCATCGGCATCCGACCGCAGCACGTGGAACGGGCCTTCGAGCGGTTCTGGCAGGGCGAGTCGGGTGACCGGCGGCGGTATCCGGGGGCCGGGCTCGGCCTGTACCTGGTCCGCCGGATCGTGGAGCAGCAGAACGGGTGGGTATCCCTACGACCGAGGCCGGGTGGGGGTACCGTCGCAGAGGTGCGACTGCCGCGCGGGTGAGGCCCCACCGGCGCGGGCGCACGGCGAGGAGGCACGGACGTGTCGACGAGATCGGCGGAGCGGTCCTGGTGCGTGGTGGTGCCCCACCACGCGACCGGAGCGCGCCTGGCCCGGCACCGCCTCGCCGGGGTGCTCGCCGACGAGGTGCCGCCAGCGCTGCTGGCCGATCTGGTGGCGGTCCTCGCCGAGCTGGTCGGGAACGCGGTCCGGCACGCCGAGCCGCTGCCCGGCGGCGTGGTGCGGGTGTCCTGGCGGCTGGTTTCCGTCGACGGCGGCCAACGCGTCCGGGTCCAGGTCACCGACGGCGGGGCGGCGTCGCCGCCCCGGATGCGCGCGGCCGGGCTGGACGCTGTCGACGGGCGCGGACTGCACATCGTGGCCGGCCTGGCGACCCGGTGGGGGGTCGAGCGGGACGGTCTGGGCCAGAGCGTCTGGGCCGACTTCGAGCCGACCGGGGTGGCCCGGTCGGACCTGGTCGGCGCGGGCTGAGCCCCGCCGGGACCGGCACCGGAGGGCGGCGGTCACCCCGCGCCCCCACGTCGCAGCCGTCCGGCCCTTAGGCTGTCTCGCCGTGAGCAAGCGTCGAAAGAACCAGCGGACCACCGAAGCCGTCCCGAAGCGGGAGAAGGTGCGCGACATCTTCGTACCGCGCCCGTTCGAGGGACTGACCGACGAGCCGGAGTGGATCGCCCTGCGTGAGCTGGTCCCGGCCGCGTCCGCGCCGCTGCGGCTGACGCCCGCCCTGGTCGAGGAGTACGGCGAGCGCGAGGTCACCCTGGCGACCGTGCTGCCGATGGCCGCCCCGGCGATGACCAAGCCGGACGGCCGGGTCTTCGTCGGGCTGCAACGGCACCTCCAGTCCGGCGACGTCTCCCGGGACCTGGCCGAGGCGCTGCTCTGCGCGCTGCGTACCGAGCCGGGCCGGTCGGTGGCGGTGCCCCCGCTGCCCGGCCCCGGCCCCCGGCTCCAGGACGTCCTGGTGGACGGCCCGCTGGAGGTCACCATGCACGACGGGTTCGAGTTCTGGCTCGACCCGGGCGCCACCGACGACCCGAACGTGCAGGCGTCCCTGGAGCGGGCCAACGCGGCCGTGTACCCGACCGTCCGGCTCACCGCCGCCCGCGCCGCGTACTGGTGTCAGGTGCCGGAGAAGGCGCACGTGCGCTGGGTACTGCCGGACGACGAGGACGCCGCCCTGGACGCGCTGGCCCGGCTCGGTACGGCCGGCACGCTGACGCTGGGCGAGCAGACCCGGTTCGCCGGCATGTTCCGGGCCCACGGGCGGCTCGTACCGGTGTGGGACCTGCCCGCCGAGCCGGCCGCGACGGAGTGGGAGGAGCCGCTGGCCGGCTTCGCCAAGCGGTACGCCGACGCGCTCGCCGACCCGACGCCGTTGGACGCCGCCGGTCGGCGCACCCGGCAGGGTCTGCTCGGCCGCCAGCTCACCCTCCGCTGAGCCGCCGCCGGCCCGTCAACGACGGTG
Proteins encoded in this region:
- a CDS encoding ATP-binding protein, whose translation is MVVPHHATGARLARHRLAGVLADEVPPALLADLVAVLAELVGNAVRHAEPLPGGVVRVSWRLVSVDGGQRVRVQVTDGGAASPPRMRAAGLDAVDGRGLHIVAGLATRWGVERDGLGQSVWADFEPTGVARSDLVGAG
- a CDS encoding DUF5926 family protein, giving the protein MSKRRKNQRTTEAVPKREKVRDIFVPRPFEGLTDEPEWIALRELVPAASAPLRLTPALVEEYGEREVTLATVLPMAAPAMTKPDGRVFVGLQRHLQSGDVSRDLAEALLCALRTEPGRSVAVPPLPGPGPRLQDVLVDGPLEVTMHDGFEFWLDPGATDDPNVQASLERANAAVYPTVRLTAARAAYWCQVPEKAHVRWVLPDDEDAALDALARLGTAGTLTLGEQTRFAGMFRAHGRLVPVWDLPAEPAATEWEEPLAGFAKRYADALADPTPLDAAGRRTRQGLLGRQLTLR